cctaaccactagaccaccagggatggatggtgggctggagggctcgtgggctggtgggctggtgggctggagggctggtagtctgttctcctgataacaaggtgagaatgagcagacatcaatgcttgccaccgtcacatcgaaaaccaacaagtctgtaacaatcgggggtctttactaatggtgggccagtggcgcaatggataacgcgtctgactacggatcagaagattctaggttcgactcctggctggctcgctctgtgcttgtttttctccggcttattttgttgttgtgttttttttctccaaagtccaaaagaaaaggcaactctctaggcattcttctattttttccaaaaaaaggcacattctgcacacccattccgatgtctaggggagacacggacatgctttggtattgccattcgtctcacaaaatgcaggctggtgggccagttgattctagaaagaacaatttcatcgctactctgtaaccgctttactactttgaagggtgcaatgccatgtggttttgatgtcacaggcttgccattttgaagccttatcactaattgccacctggacattgagaataatttgtaatctgcattaaactgaacgagcgaataatcagcatattaaaaattggtctcactttcattattaacctcacaacatgtcagttttgtaccttgacagaccgacgataggcagtttttcctctagataacggttgccatgtgtgttttcagatgcatgacacaagtattttcacctggacaagaccttaattaccagttcgaggtataaattcagcaatcacaggattctggccaaaaaactgaaccatgtgtgagtcaacaaacatgtcccttgaatgcatgcaacactatatatttcagtaaaccgtcccttcggatgattcttgtattgccaaattattatcacattgttacagtcacacaccaaaagcaacaggccactacaagaccctgcgcccacactggccacatttatggaaagtggcccacaagcttgtggccagttaaagctggccagttcccatatggtctagcagttaggattcctggttttcttgtacgcagccaggggttgactccagtttttcctctagataaaggttgccgtgtgtgttttcaaatggatgacacgagtattttcacttggacaagagcttaattaccagtttgaggaatcaattctgcaatcacaggaatctgcccaaatacactgaacccccgggttgagtgaaaaaacagattccctgaatgcatacaacactatataattcagaaaaccgtccttttggataattcttgttttgccaaattattatcatattgttacagtcacagaactaaagcaacaggccactacaaggtcctgcgcccacgctgaccacatgtatggaaagtgccccagaagcccatggccagtttaaagtgtccagatcccatatggtctagcggttaggattcctggtttttttttttttactttttggccagcagtagagctacagaaccctgatatgtcgaggttctgactagcccttagccccttcgatggcggtacctgacaaccacaagtctgtaaaattaatccaatagtatgccgacttctatcttttaaaaaccaatcacgttatgacctctatcttttgaaaaccaatcacgttacgacctctatcttttgaaaaccaatcacgttacgacttctatcttttaaaaaccaatcaccttacgacttctatcttttataaatcaatcaCGTTGCGATCTCTATTTTTCCGCGTCCAATGAAATGGCAAGGTCTATTTCTCATACACCAATCACGCACGTCCTCGCCAATTGCATGTAATCTCCGCTCAGGTaacgttaaattatttacattccgctcatgtatgttatttatatcttgatatgaatgaaatggtTTAGGATTTTTGTTCTTTAGGAATAGCAAGATTGGCCATGTAAATTAGCCTATGATTACCGCTTGATACTACGTAACGTCAACTGTCACTGATGTGTAAATACTATTACGACCGGAGCTAACGTAACTGTAAATATGTCGAATTTAACCGATTAACAAGttttctcaatgaaaaaaaaaatgctttttatttaattgtaataaggttccacagctttttccaaatgcggcatttgaacacacaaaataaatttggaaaatgttaatgttttgtttaacttttacacgtatgttatatgtttgtacatatgttatgaccagtcaaaagaagtgaatggataagtttatacattcaggttcatgcccttatcacatggacacagttgaaagaccacaatatgtttaatctgagtatttgttttagtcaaattaatccataatgctatatatttatttatttatttatactcataAACGTGTTGTATGAGCCTAGGTCATTGAGACATACAGCCATAATAGAAAGATCTATCACAACTTGTTAAGACTCTATGTAATTGTTCTTAtacttttattcttgttataatcttattatatgtatttttttatatttgtacaaacatacacacatacatacaaacatatatatatatatatatatatatatatatatatatatatatatatatatatatatatatatatatatatatatatatatatatatatatatatatatatatatatatatatatatataaatgttatataattgttttgacattatatatatgactgaattgtgcaattgaaatgtttcctcttggcatgaatatagcccctgctgctgacatggcattaaataataaataaataaatcacaacatgttatatgtaagataatatgtgtattataatgAACTTATAATCTGCTATAATATGGCGGTCGTTCTGGACCAGGAACACAACTAGCTATCATGAAATGAACACAACAGGAGGGTAAATGCTACAGGCTACAATGGCAGTTAGTGTAACGTGTTATGTAGTGTTTCAGGCAACGACATGGCTTCAGCTAAGTCTCACAAAGGCATGAGTAATGCTGAATGGCTTGCGCGTCTGGAGATTTTTGCCCAAACAGGAGTTTGGCCATCTACACAGGGGAATAGACCTTCTCCCCGACAAAAACGATGGCATGAGATGTATCAGAAGGTAAGTTATGCAGCTAGATTCATGGGCAAACtaacaaacttttttgacaatacattgtggtatttttatttatgtgtatggttaagtaattacatgtaaatacaatgttatattgatataattatgatgacttattgctgttttgagatccagtgtcagaggtataattcatgttcacagatagaaaagtgccctctgcaaatgaggggacagaccactcttctgaaggaagctcagacatgtatttgtggctttcacaaggtaacttcaattagcctggttcaagttgcataaatagatagatgtgtttgcaacatcaatgtgtctttatatctaaaatcacattaggaagactgttttgtactttatgcatgtgtcacaggttcatccaccagtcacaggggaagcatcacagagcaccccggcccaaagcacaccctctgtcagcgatgtgtcatgtcctgcaaagagacctaaactgacattgtcaatggtaagcagaccacactattgcatgcatcactgcagatactgaaacatctcaacctttaactatagtgttagggttttgttatcactaaccatgacaaatctttttagtttgaaaagtcaaggtttggaggctcacatgtggcagcagcaaaacctaatttgagcacccagaggaaaacctctcaggttaatattaaaagacatcaagacttttataatgtcatcatgactttatcactatgtaattttaatgtattaaaaacatggcaatccccttaataaattattcataatgtttgactccacagatgttagagcactccagttcagctacagtttcatgtccaccctctgatcctcatcctcctccatcccccaaacctcatcagcccgtcatccagtcctcctcttccttcttccttcctccacctcagagttcacaacgcatcaaaaaaacagcaacgccatcaactgtttctgagaatactgttgtgaggagcccagtaagatctcattcaaaatatatacatgtcttcatcatttaatgctctcttagcttttatttaaaccagtgttttttataatatcaGCAGGTCTCATCTCAGCCAGAAGATCTCCCCCTTCTGTGGCCACAGACAATGCCACAGCAAGACCAGAAGTGGGTGTCAGAAGCACTTTTTAGGGTTGGTGCAAAGGGAAAGCTGGAGCTGCGTGAAAACCTACAGTTGTGGTATCACCCCCCACCACCAGCCCTGTTGTACCACCAAGCTCCAACACCTGATAGGTTTTTTTCACAGCGTCTCTTGCTCTGGATGCCATATAAGCTGTGGAAGGTGCGGCTCCAGTGTACTAACCCTGCCTGTGCCAGGCAACAGCTGTGTGGTGGTGGACTGCACAGGAGGGTACGACAGGTGTTAGACATTGACAGATACTACAACCTGGTGACAGAGACCCTGATCTGCACCAGGTGTAGAACCAGCTATCTGTCCTGGAGTCAAGCTGTGCTGCAGCAGTTGGACCTGGCCCATCGATCTGAATTCAGGGTCATCCTCACACGcaagtaattattttgcagtcattttcacttatgttctaccctttctgataaatatttcctacaataattagataccttataataagatacttaaatgaatgcttttttccaaggtatgcctgtgacattcgggttcttcgcttgctgcgtgagaggggcatggggaatggcccagtgaggatcatcggccagctgagagagaaccacagtgaggagtggttgaaacgtgcgcttcggtacacatcagagtgtgtggccttttttgataatcgtggcctgcatccgctgcacttccaggagccaccaccacttgcttcagtacccagctacaaatggctcctcactgtatatagtcaggacattctcaacaggctcgatcacataaaggccagcataacatccacgtatggatcaatcttaaaaatggattcaactaagaaggtcagataagctgcttaattgactgtacccttatctataatgtattgttagaccaagagagctttatttttttcagtgtaactgaTTTGGATGCATGTTGTATTATTTGCTATGCTTATTGTTTCTTTCAGATCACCAAGAAGTTGAGCGGGCCTGCGAAAGGCACAGCACAGTGGCTTACCTCAGTGGGCAATGAGATAGGTCAGGTGCTGATGAGTGTCCTGACTGCGAATGAAGGGGCTGGGTTAGACCTCATGGCTGCAGGGCTCATGGAGCGATACCGGAGTGCTGGTGTTGATCCTCCCACTATCATTTATGTGGACTGTGATTGTTGCAAGAAAGTGGGAGAGACTAAATTGAAGAGGCGGTTCAGCGGCTGGCCAGATGTCATCGTCCGCCTAGACATTTGGCATTTTATGCGAAGTCTGGCAGTAGGGTGCACCACTGACGCCCACCAGTTGTACCCTACTTTTATGGCAAGGCTGTCATCCTGTATTTTTGAGTGGGATGCAGGGGATCTCACTCTGCTGAGACAGGCCAAAAGGGAGCAACTCATCCAACAGGGCTGGCCTACTCTGTCGGAGGCAGAACTGGACCATCATTTAACtaaagctgagctgctccagCACTGCAGGAGGAGAACACGGGGAGAAGAAACCACTTTCCGCCTCCTTGATATGCTCATCAGAGAGCTCATGGGTGGCAAGGGGAATGATGCTCTTGGTGTTCCTCTACTTGACAGTGTGAGAATGCAGCACATCTGGAATGTCCAGAGGCGGCACATCACCTGTATCCAAGACCCTCCAAATGTGCCGCTCTATACTGAAACTGGAACTACAAGCAAGGGTGGGGTGGTTCTAAAAACTTATCGTTGTGCCAGAGGCTCCACATCCCTGGAATCATTTCACTGCCACCTAAACAGATTTATTCCAGGTTTGTCATGTCAGAATATACCACATTTTGCCACTAATTCCTGTTTATCAAGATATTTGCagattaaattttatgttttgcattttctcaaagcaatatttggctttctatttctttttctagggaacagcgcaaacagcctgaacttccagatttatctcctggaaggtttattacgctggaatcaggaccgggctgaagctgctgttgcagatggaggttcaactctgcgctcttacacaggggagctggtttactctgtcaatgagaactacaataagttgtatggcaggaaattggtccctagcttcactccacctgcagtatacacaggtaaaaatattttgataaatgcagctcatgatgtagcatgtttttggtaaaattacaagtgcttttggacaataataatgtaattttgacatatcagagaaaaattatactaccagaatatttatacattattctgtgttctaggtttcagggcagaaaataaaatacatagtagaatatagagtaatcctgtctttttatgataccctctgaattagatatatattgttcatacagaagtggacaacaaaatatttactgcatttctaaataaacctttctgcataatttccattaaaaatgtttcctgttacaaatatttcctcaggggagctcattggagtacagtacttgttgaggcagaatagtcagcccctggaggacatgtgccctacctctgataggacctctcaattgctggaggagatagatgtggaggagcaagtggaaaaggatgagggtttcattgatttctttggagaggaagccacagtggcaaatcttgtggcatcagatgacttagtcctttcaggtccaccagttctaccagctgcaccagttcccagtgtccaggctcctacagctgcaccactgcccagtgtcaaaattccaccactgcccattgtccagactccaccactgcccagtgtccagactccaccattgcccagtgtccagactccaccactgcccagtgtccagactccaccactgcccagtgtccagactccaccattgcccagtgtccagactccaccactgcccagtgtccagactccaccactgcccagtgtccagactccaccactgcccagtgtccaggctccaccactgctcagagtccgggctccttcaactgcaccagtgcccagtgtagctgcatcactgctcagtgtccaggctccaccattgttcagagtccgggctccttcagctgcaccagtgcccagtgtccaggctccaccactgctcagagtccgggctccttcagctgcaccagtgcccagtgtagctgcaccactgcccagtgtccagactccaccactgcccagtgtccaggctccaccactgctcagagtccgggctccttcagctgcaccagtgcccagtgtagctgcaccactgcccagtgtccagactccaccactgcccagtgtccagactccaccactgcccagtgtccaggctccaccactgctcagagtccgggctccttcagctgcaccagtgcccagtgtagctgcaccactgcccagtgtccagactccaccactgcccagtgtccaggctccaccactgctcagagtccgggctccttcagctgcaccagtgcccagtgtagctgcaccactgcccagtgtccagactccaccactgcccagtgtccaggctccaccactgctcagagtccgggctccttcagctgcaccagtgcccagtgtagctgcaccactgcccagtgtccagactccaccactgcccagtgtccaggctccaccactgctcagagtccgggctccttcagctgcaccagtacccagtgtccaggatcctttagatacaccagtgccctcagcaatggtaaaatttccttttctatacgaattgtcactcatttagttatctgccattaagcagtaaacttacttaacagcatgtaaatacctaaccaacagttatatatttccaggctgttgacgaacactgcattcctggaatggaccgggtggatgcgttggcagagtgtctggtggagctgcgcacacagacaagcctcacacttaccaaccaacaagttgcgaccattgtgggtctgtggcagaacctggacaaatttgataaagacagggtggtgtatgctgctcgtcatcaagacaggctacttacaggacgttttaggtccccaaaaaagaaagctgtcttcactcctggtgtcgacagcacaaaaaggtgtgttttgggttctagcggctctccagcacagtggcctaattgctgtcgccttgttgaaatgattttcataagGTTATGTAACATCCACCGAAGCCCCAAGAAACAGCGGACAGAATGTCTGTCTAGATGGGATCTCATTCTTCGTGATTACAGAAAAATTCGGCAGCTAATCCTGAGCAATGGAACGGTGATGAGTGACACAACCCTTCAGCTAGTTGAGGTAAATCAGAGGACCCTTACGACATGGCACAATAACCGTTTAAAGGGTCAGGAGGTCTCCTTGCTGTTGCAAGGGCTGGACCTTCCAGAGGCACGTCCAGTGGCTTtggatgttttgcctccagcacgAGTACAGCCTGTTGTGCCTCCACAATATAGCCACCAGTTGCATACCTACCAGATGCCACCAGACACAGCTGGACAGGCAAAGACAAAGTTTAGAAAGATTGCGCCCTCAGCTACCTGTACATCTGccacagcaacttcaatctggccATCAGCCGTACACCCTCAGCGTTCAGCCACGTCCAGCCAGCTAAGGACAATTTGTCCCAGGCCGACAGCACCACACCCATTGGTTCCTGACACACCCACTGCCCCTgttgtgtctcagatgtttctggtgCCCTGCCCAGCCCCATTTTCCACCATTAACCCTGGAGCAATTTCCTCTGAGCCACCTGCAAATGACACAGCCACTCCAACCAAACGATCGTACAATCGCACTGTAAAAGCAAATTCGTGCAGAAAGTGTGGCCAATTTCGTACTCAAGAAACTGGCCATAGCCAGtacaaaggcaaaatatattgccctaataaagaaacaattacaaaggagcagtggttacagattatgagaagataactcatttatttatgtgtgatacattcattttgttctcttggttggatctgttctgttttttatcttccagccatatttaatgttaaagagttatactgtgcacttttttttatcttgtattattattattattattattattattataaacatgtgggtatgtatgtgaatacactataatacatatggaaatatatatacat
The genomic region above belongs to Carassius gibelio isolate Cgi1373 ecotype wild population from Czech Republic chromosome A11, carGib1.2-hapl.c, whole genome shotgun sequence and contains:
- the LOC128022733 gene encoding uncharacterized protein LOC128022733, with product MARLSSCIFEWDAGDLTLLRQAKREQLIQQGWPTLSEAELDHHLTKAELLQHCRRRTRGEETTFRLLDMLIRELMGGKGNDALGVPLLDSVRMQHIWNVQRRHITCIQDPPNVPLYTETGTTSKGGVVLKTYRCARGSTSLESFHCHLNRFIPGNSANSLNFQIYLLEGLLRWNQDRAEAAVADGGSTLRSYTGELVYSVNENYNKLYGRKLVPSFTPPAVYTGELIGVQYLLRQNSQPLEDMCPTSDRTSQLLEEIDVEEQVEKDEGFIDFFGEEATVANLVASDDLVLSGPPVLPAAPVPSVQAPTAAPLPSVKIPPLPIVQTPPLPSVQTPPLPSVQTPPLPSVQTPPLPSVQTPPLPSVQTPPLPSVQTPPLPSVQTPPLPSVQAPPLLRVRAPSTAPVPSVAASLLSVQAPPLFRVRAPSAAPVPSVQAPPLLRVRAPSAAPVPSVAAPLPSVQTPPLPSVQAPPLLRVRAPSAAPVPSVAAPLPSVQTPPLPSVQTPPLPSVQAPPLLRVRAPSAAPVPSVAAPLPSVQTPPLPSVQAPPLLRVRAPSAAPVPSVAAPLPSVQTPPLPSVQAPPLLRVRAPSAAPVPSVAAPLPSVQTPPLPSVQAPPLLRVRAPSAAPVPSVQDPLDTPVPSAMAVDEHCIPGMDRVDALAECLVELRTQTSLTLTNQQVATIVGLWQNLDKFDKDRVVYAARHQDRLLTGRFRSPKKKAVFTPGVDSTKRCVLGSSGSPAQWPNCCRLVEMIFIRLCNIHRSPKKQRTECLSRWDLILRDYRKIRQLILSNGTVMSDTTLQLVEVNQRTLTTWHNNRLKGQEVSLLLQGLDLPEARPVALDVLPPARVQPVVPPQYSHQLHTYQMPPDTAGQAKTKFRKIAPSATCTSATATSIWPSAVHPQRSATSSQLRTICPRPTAPHPLVPDTPTAPVVSQMFLVPCPAPFSTINPGAISSEPPANDTATPTKRSYNRTVKANSCRKCGQFRTQETGHSQYKGKIYCPNKETITKEQWLQIMRR